A section of the Colius striatus isolate bColStr4 unplaced genomic scaffold, bColStr4.1.hap1 scaffold_76, whole genome shotgun sequence genome encodes:
- the PRF1 gene encoding perforin-1, translating into RATGSSCSVPTVPGTDPLGWGMDITTLSLSPGQVLLLQAPSSITPQTTCTLCLNPLSPGQPPKLLPHGVGSWRVGRRCRQGQSAASGSRALGVVVAGGEETAKGWRVGFGGSLGKVSGGLALAGSHSRAAEFGLEKQREDRYSFAALSVACVHYWSSLSRLARPSPHFLQALRTLLRHFGPDTAPDYQELLSTYGTHFVSSARAGGRLRSLAAIRSCRAAMAGSSTQEVADCLGVEVSAGGGVGRAGAMAEACRKARESNQANISFNELYGERLVEVEGGHQDGDLLYGRPEAYKKWLRSLPATPALVDADVRPLHTLLPPQSPRREALKAAISHYITHRALKLNCSRHCRAGNHLIGPCECGCANNALSTPQCCSHRSGLATMKVWVVSGEGWWWGDHVTATDAYVRVAFGSHQLRTQTVWNNQRPKWGSKMDLGVVEMIPGTTLKMEVWDEDNKWDDDLLGACEVTVVAGGYQDGVCFPGGGRLVFGYQVTCGPALGGPTCHDYVPQTPQGEGGQLDRDSQWPPEPWEWHKEEEEEEEEGPDGNWGASVATNMGLEPTVAFGELPEPWGGFEERPEGRDPPREDEEEEGLDGYRGASVATNMGLEPTDAFGELLEPWRGIEEESQGKDTQKAEEEGPKGSWGASVATKVGLGGHLEPTDAFGEPWGGSGEEFQGKDPQDGCGEGSLGP; encoded by the exons CGTGCCACCGGCTCCTCCTGCTCAGTGCCCACAGTCCCCGGCACCGACCCTTTGGGTTGGGGCATGGACATCACcaccctcagcctcagccctgggcAAGTTTTACTCCTCCAAGCCCCCTCCTCAATTACTCCTCAGACCACCTGCACTTTATGTCTTAACCCCTTatcccctgggcagccccccAAGCTCTTACCCCATGGGGTGGGCTCGTGGCGAGTCGGGCGCCGGTGCCGGCAGGGTCAGAGCGCGGCCAGTGGCAGCCGAGCACTCGGGGTCGTTGTGGCTGGGGGTGAAGAAACAGCCAAAGGTTGGAGGGTGGGTTTTGGCGGGTCTTTGGGGAAAGTTTCGGGGGGATTGGCTTTGGCTGGATCCCACTCGAGGGCGGCTGAGTTCGGGctggagaagcagagggagGATCGGTACAGCTTTGCCGCGCTGAGCGTCGCCTGCGTGCACTACTG gaGCTCTCTGTCCCGCCTCGCCCGCCCTTCCCCCCATTTCCTCCAAGCCCTCCGGACTCTCCTCCGTCACTTCGGCCCCGACACAGCCCCCGACTACCAGGAACTTCTTTCCACCTATGGCACCCACTTTGTGTCCTCGGCCCGTGCGGGCGGCCGCCTGCGTTCCCTGGCCGCCATCCGCTCGTGCCGGGCCGCCATGGCCGGAAGCAGCACCCAGGAAGTAGCTGATTGCTTAGGGGTGGAAGTATCAGCAGGAGGAGGGGTTGGAAGAGCTGGTGCCATGGCTGAAGCGTGTAGGAAAGCCAGGGAAAGCAATCAGGCCAATATCAGCTTCAATGAGCTCTACGGCGAGAGGCTCGTGGAGGTAGAAGGtggccaccaagatggtgaCCTACTCTACGGCAGGCCTGAGGCCTACAAAAAATGGCTCCGCAGCCTCCCTGCCACCCCAGCTCTGGTAGACGCCGATGTTCGtcctctccacaccctcctccctcctcaaagCCCACGGAGGGAAGCTTTAAAAGCCGCCATCAGCCATTACATCACCCACAGGGCCTTAAAACTCAACTGCAGCCGCCACTGTAGGGCTGGGAACCATTTGATCGGCCCTTGCGAGTGTGGTTGTGCCAATAATGCCTTGTCTACccctcagtgctgctcccaCCGGAGTGGTTTGGCCACCATGAAGGTTTGGGTGGTGTCTGGGGAAGGTTGGTGGTGGGGGGATCACGTCACAGCCACTGACGCCTACGTCCGAGTCGCTTTCGGTAGCCACCAGCTCCGGACCCAAACGGTTTGGAACAACCAGAGACCAAAATGGGGGTCTAAGATGGATTTAGGAGTGGTTGAAATGATCCCAGGGACCACTCTGAAGATGGAAGTGTGGGATGAAGACAATAAGTGGGATGATGACTTGCTGGGGGCTTGCGAGGTGACAGTAGTAGCCGGTGGCTACCAAGATGGAGTTTGTTTCCCTGGAGGTGGGAGGTTGGTATTTGGGTACCAAGTGACTTGTGGCCCAGCTTTGGGGGGTCCCACTTGCCACGATTATGTGCCACAGACCCCACAGGGTGAGGGGGGACAACTGGATCGAGATTCTCAGTGGCCACCTGAGCCCTGGGAATGGcacaaggaggaggaggaagaggaggaggaaggtccTGATGGCAACTGGGGGGCTTCAGTGGCCACCAACATGGGTCTGGAGCCCACAGTTGCCTTTGGGGAGCTGCCAGAGCCTTGGGGAGGATTTGAGGAGAGGCCTGAGGGGAGAGATCCCCCAAGAGAAGACGAGGAAGAGGAAGGTCTTGATGGCTACAGGGGGGCTTCAGTGGCCACCAACATGGGTCTGGAGCCCACAGATGCCTTTGGGGAGTTGCTAGAGCCTTGGAGGGGAATTGAGGAGGAGTCTCAAGGGAAAGACACCCAAAAAGCGGAAGAGGAGGGTCCCAAAGGCTCTTGGGGGGCTTCTGTGGCCACCAAAGTGGGTCTTGGTGGCCACCTGGAGCCCACAGATGCCTTTGGGGAGCCCTGGGGGGGATCTGGGGAGGAATTTCAAGGGAAAGACCCCCAGGAtgggtgtggggaggggtctcTGGGCCCATAG